The Gordonia sp. KTR9 genome contains a region encoding:
- a CDS encoding DUF3710 domain-containing protein, with product MAQDGSEELRVGQARGPYDIDALATRPQELENSHLDLGSVLVPVVEGGQVTVEMSEAHQPQNVYLVTPIGRISVSAFAAPKSPGMWREVVRELAGSLRDDGAATSVEDGHWGREVVAEKDGVTHRFIGVDGPRWLVRCVGSGPTANADDLARLSRAVLAETVVRRGSEPFPPRDPLPIVLPPVLAEQVAAAQQQMFADPAAGQDPQAAPADQAPAAGNDADSTEEPGPVAGGALDQVAHATVYGDNTYRDDADTAVADADAPPASEPAADTADDDDPQPPSSGSAMQRFLRRR from the coding sequence ATGGCACAGGACGGATCAGAGGAGTTGCGGGTCGGTCAGGCGCGCGGTCCCTACGACATCGACGCGCTGGCCACCCGGCCGCAGGAACTCGAGAACTCCCATCTCGACCTCGGTTCGGTGCTGGTGCCGGTGGTCGAGGGCGGCCAGGTCACCGTCGAGATGTCCGAGGCCCACCAGCCGCAGAACGTGTACCTGGTGACCCCCATCGGCCGGATCTCGGTGAGTGCGTTCGCCGCACCCAAGTCTCCCGGGATGTGGCGCGAGGTGGTGCGGGAACTGGCCGGCTCGCTGCGCGACGACGGTGCCGCCACGAGCGTCGAGGACGGACACTGGGGACGCGAGGTGGTCGCCGAGAAGGATGGCGTCACCCACCGTTTCATCGGGGTCGACGGGCCGCGCTGGCTCGTCCGGTGCGTCGGCAGCGGGCCCACCGCCAACGCCGACGATCTCGCCCGGCTCAGCCGCGCGGTGCTCGCCGAGACCGTCGTCCGACGCGGTTCCGAACCCTTCCCCCCGCGTGACCCACTGCCGATCGTGTTGCCCCCGGTGCTGGCCGAGCAGGTCGCGGCCGCCCAGCAGCAGATGTTCGCCGATCCCGCCGCCGGACAGGATCCCCAGGCCGCCCCCGCGGACCAGGCGCCCGCCGCCGGGAACGACGCGGACTCGACCGAGGAGCCGGGGCCGGTCGCCGGTGGCGCGCTCGACCAGGTCGCGCACGCCACCGTGTACGGCGACAACACCTACCGCGACGACGCCGACACGGCGGTGGCCGACGCGGACGCGCCGCCCGCCTCCGAGCCGGCGGCCGACACCGCGGATGACGACGACCCGCAGCCGCCGTCGTCGGGCTCGGCGATGCAGCGTTTCCTCCGCCGTCGCTGA
- a CDS encoding alpha/beta hydrolase, whose protein sequence is MPGTDGLLRPPPTALVVIPGTGSDADHVTRAFGGTAADLGIELIALEPTTSLIDGHLRGLDRAARAHRSIVVGGVSIGAAIALDWALRDGGRRCAGVLAALPAWSGDARTAPAAASAVATAESLERDGLEATIAAMAGSSPDWLATELSRSWRRLHPGLAAMLREAAGYRAPVGTEIAGLAAPLAIVAAPDDPVHPIAVAREWHAAAPRSALVEVSLDDWGRDPGLLGAGARDGLIRLTDPER, encoded by the coding sequence ATGCCCGGCACCGACGGTCTGCTCCGCCCGCCTCCGACCGCTCTGGTCGTCATCCCCGGGACGGGTTCGGACGCCGACCACGTCACCCGCGCCTTCGGCGGAACCGCCGCTGACCTGGGCATCGAGCTCATCGCCCTGGAGCCGACGACGTCGCTGATCGACGGTCACCTCCGCGGGCTGGATCGTGCCGCGCGAGCGCATCGTTCGATCGTGGTCGGCGGCGTCTCGATCGGGGCCGCGATCGCGCTCGACTGGGCCCTGCGTGACGGCGGGCGACGATGCGCCGGGGTGCTCGCCGCGCTGCCCGCCTGGAGCGGCGACGCCCGCACCGCCCCCGCCGCCGCCAGTGCGGTCGCCACCGCCGAGTCGCTCGAGCGCGACGGACTCGAGGCGACGATCGCCGCGATGGCCGGCAGCAGCCCGGATTGGCTCGCGACGGAACTGTCCCGGTCGTGGCGGCGCCTGCATCCGGGCCTCGCCGCCATGTTGCGCGAGGCGGCCGGCTACCGCGCCCCCGTCGGCACCGAGATCGCCGGACTCGCGGCGCCGCTCGCGATCGTCGCGGCTCCCGACGACCCGGTCCACCCGATCGCCGTCGCCCGTGAATGGCACGCGGCTGCACCGCGATCGGCCCTCGTGGAGGTGAGCCTCGACGACTGGGGCCGCGACCCGGGTCTGCTCGGGGCCGGCGCGCGGGACGGGCTCATCCGTCTGACCGACCCGGAGCGGTGA
- a CDS encoding OB-fold nucleic acid binding domain-containing protein: MPTAGYLKRLTRRLTEDLGDADAEKIAEESKATGAQRASECCRGDEVTMHGELRAVETCSRSAKAGVKAEFFDGSDVVILKWLGRNRITGIEPGRKVTVRGRLAEQDGHKVIYNPYYELHGVDE, translated from the coding sequence ATGCCCACTGCCGGCTATCTCAAACGACTTACCCGTCGGCTGACCGAGGATCTCGGTGACGCCGACGCAGAGAAGATCGCCGAGGAATCCAAGGCGACGGGTGCCCAGCGCGCATCCGAGTGCTGCCGAGGTGACGAGGTCACCATGCACGGCGAGCTCCGTGCCGTCGAGACGTGTTCACGCTCGGCCAAGGCGGGTGTGAAGGCCGAGTTCTTCGACGGCTCCGACGTCGTGATACTCAAGTGGCTCGGCCGCAACCGCATCACCGGGATCGAACCCGGCCGCAAGGTCACCGTCCGCGGACGGCTCGCCGAGCAGGACGGGCACAAGGTGATCTACAACCCCTACTACGAACTGCACGGCGTCGACGAGTGA
- a CDS encoding DUF3159 domain-containing protein, which produces MTDSDSTASTDSDPDQPASERTTPTVLEQIGGVSGLVYSTVPVVVFVPVNSFADLRTAIYAALGVAALLFVVRLVRREPLTPAISGLLGVAICVFIADRVGDAKGYFLFGIWSTLVYAIVFAVSILVRWPLIGVAWHLVNGEGSSWRKQRSILRAYDIATALWALLFAARYLTQSELYDDGATGWLAFTRIAMGWPLTALVVLATILLVRRAQRAEAARAEASADAGITARSA; this is translated from the coding sequence GTGACCGACTCCGACTCGACCGCCTCGACGGACTCCGATCCCGACCAGCCGGCCTCGGAGCGGACGACGCCCACGGTTCTCGAACAGATCGGCGGCGTCTCGGGTCTCGTCTACTCGACGGTGCCCGTGGTGGTGTTCGTCCCCGTCAACTCCTTCGCCGATCTGCGCACAGCCATCTATGCCGCCCTCGGTGTGGCGGCACTGCTGTTCGTCGTGCGCCTGGTGCGCCGCGAACCACTAACGCCCGCGATCTCGGGGCTGCTCGGCGTCGCGATCTGCGTCTTCATCGCCGACCGGGTCGGGGACGCCAAGGGCTACTTCCTCTTCGGGATCTGGAGCACCCTGGTCTACGCGATCGTGTTCGCCGTCTCCATCCTGGTGCGATGGCCGCTCATCGGCGTGGCGTGGCACCTGGTCAACGGCGAGGGATCGAGCTGGCGCAAACAGCGGTCCATCCTGCGTGCCTACGACATCGCCACCGCGCTGTGGGCCCTGCTCTTCGCGGCGCGCTACCTCACCCAGTCGGAGCTGTACGACGACGGCGCGACCGGGTGGCTGGCGTTCACACGCATCGCGATGGGATGGCCGCTGACAGCTCTCGTGGTGCTCGCGACGATCCTCCTGGTGCGCCGTGCCCAGCGCGCCGAGGCGGCACGCGCCGAAGCCTCGGCCGACGCCGGGATCACCGCACGATCTGCATAG
- a CDS encoding potassium channel family protein has protein sequence MKVAIAGAGAVGRSIARELLVNAHEVTLFERNAGHIDTDAVTGANWVLADACELANLEDAQLQTYDVMIAATGDDKANLVVSLLAKTEFAVNRVVARVNDPRNEWLFGEDWGVDVAVSTPRLLASLVEEAVSVGDLVRLMTFRQGQANLVELTLPSNTPLAGKPVRKLELPRDAALVAILRGGRVIVPQRDDPIEGGDELIFIAPVEAEPALYEAMQIVR, from the coding sequence GTGAAGGTCGCCATCGCCGGAGCCGGCGCGGTCGGGCGGTCCATCGCCCGCGAACTGCTGGTGAATGCCCACGAGGTCACGCTCTTCGAGCGCAACGCCGGCCACATCGACACCGACGCCGTCACCGGCGCCAACTGGGTGCTCGCCGACGCGTGCGAGCTCGCGAATCTCGAAGACGCGCAGTTGCAGACCTATGACGTGATGATCGCCGCGACCGGCGACGACAAGGCGAACCTGGTCGTCAGCCTCCTCGCGAAGACCGAGTTCGCGGTCAACCGGGTCGTCGCCCGGGTCAACGATCCCCGCAACGAATGGCTCTTCGGCGAGGACTGGGGCGTCGACGTCGCCGTCTCGACCCCTCGGCTACTCGCCTCCCTCGTCGAGGAAGCGGTGTCCGTCGGCGATCTGGTCCGGCTGATGACGTTCCGGCAGGGACAGGCCAACCTCGTCGAACTGACCCTGCCGTCGAACACACCGCTCGCGGGCAAGCCCGTGCGCAAGCTGGAGCTCCCCCGGGACGCGGCACTGGTCGCGATCCTGCGTGGCGGCCGGGTCATCGTCCCCCAGCGCGATGACCCGATCGAGGGCGGCGACGAATTGATCTTCATCGCCCCGGTCGAGGCCGAACCCGCCCTCTACGAGGCTATGCAGATCGTGCGGTGA
- a CDS encoding potassium channel family protein, with translation MQVVIMGCGRVGSSLAMAMQKRGHDVAIIDRDPSAFVRLSPDFAGRTITGVGFDREILVKAGIEHADAFAAVSSGDNSNIISARVARETFDVERVVARIYDAKRAEVYERLGIPTVATVPWTTERFVSALGETTTMAWRDPSGSLAIAQIDVDESWIGISVAKFQELTGARVVFLSRVGRAVLPDAKTVVQQDDVIYGAVMLDNLKNARGLAAEPFIQNESG, from the coding sequence GTGCAGGTGGTCATCATGGGTTGCGGGCGGGTCGGATCCTCGCTCGCGATGGCGATGCAGAAGCGCGGACACGACGTCGCGATCATCGACCGCGATCCGAGCGCGTTCGTGCGGTTGAGTCCCGATTTCGCGGGCCGCACGATCACCGGGGTGGGGTTCGACCGGGAGATCCTCGTCAAGGCGGGCATCGAGCACGCCGACGCGTTCGCCGCGGTGTCCTCGGGGGACAACTCGAACATCATCTCGGCGCGGGTGGCGCGCGAGACATTCGATGTCGAGCGCGTCGTCGCCCGGATCTACGACGCCAAGCGCGCCGAGGTGTACGAGCGTCTCGGGATCCCGACGGTCGCCACCGTGCCGTGGACGACCGAACGGTTCGTCTCGGCGCTCGGTGAGACGACGACGATGGCGTGGCGCGACCCGTCCGGTTCACTGGCCATCGCCCAGATCGACGTCGACGAGTCCTGGATCGGGATCTCGGTGGCCAAGTTCCAGGAACTGACCGGGGCTCGGGTGGTGTTTCTCAGCCGCGTCGGACGCGCGGTCCTGCCCGATGCCAAAACCGTTGTCCAACAAGACGATGTGATCTACGGAGCGGTCATGCTCGACAATCTCAAGAACGCCCGCGGCCTCGCTGCCGAGCCGTTCATCCAGAACGAGTCCGGATGA
- a CDS encoding APC family permease, with protein MSTVSKVSVATKRLLLGRPFRSDTLGHTLLPKRIALPVFASDAMSSVAYAPQEIFLVLSVAGISALAFTPWVAIAVAVVMTVVVASYRQNVHAYPSGGGDYEVATVNLGPNAGLTVGSALLVDYVLTVAVSVTSAAENIGSAIPFVGEHKVWFCVGAIMLLAAVNLRGIKESGAVLAIPTYGFIIGVLGMLVWGFTEIYVLGQDIQSETADFGIVPEQDNLTGLALIFLVARSFSSGCAALTGVEAISNGVPAFRKPKSRNAATTLLLLGAFSITLLLGIVLLAGKIGAKYVMNPEQDLIGAPDGYQQKAMIAQLAHAVFDSFPPAFFFVATVTALILLLAANTAFNGFPVLGSVLAQDRYLPRQLHTRGDRLAFSNGILFLAIAAIIFVVAFGAQVTALIQLYIVGVFVSFTLSQTGMVRHWTRLLRTETDPNARRRMMQSRVVNSVGLVMTATVLVVVLLTKFTEGAYIAVIAMVSLFVMMKLIHHHYASVQRELDRAEEDDEAVLPSRTHSIVLVSSLHMASKRALRYARATRPDVLEAITVNVDDRDTRKLVSEWEASDITVPLKVIASPYREITRPVIEYVRRVRRESPRDVVTVFIPEYVVGHWWEQILHNQSALRLKGRLLFEPGVMVTSVPWQLTSSDRRKEDRAYWAPGETRRALGEPERRP; from the coding sequence GTGTCCACCGTCTCCAAGGTGTCCGTCGCGACCAAACGCCTCCTGCTCGGCAGGCCGTTCCGCAGCGACACACTAGGTCACACGCTGCTGCCCAAGCGGATAGCCCTGCCGGTGTTCGCCTCCGACGCGATGAGCTCGGTGGCGTACGCGCCGCAGGAGATCTTCCTGGTCCTCTCCGTGGCCGGCATCAGCGCGCTCGCGTTCACCCCGTGGGTGGCGATCGCGGTCGCGGTCGTCATGACCGTGGTCGTGGCCAGCTATCGGCAGAACGTGCACGCCTATCCCTCGGGAGGTGGCGACTACGAGGTCGCGACCGTCAACCTCGGCCCCAACGCGGGTCTCACCGTCGGCAGCGCCCTCCTCGTGGACTACGTGCTCACCGTGGCGGTGTCGGTCACGTCCGCCGCGGAGAACATCGGCTCGGCGATCCCGTTCGTCGGCGAGCACAAGGTGTGGTTCTGCGTCGGCGCGATCATGCTTCTCGCCGCGGTCAACCTGCGCGGCATCAAGGAGTCCGGCGCAGTGCTGGCCATCCCGACCTACGGGTTCATCATCGGCGTGCTGGGCATGCTCGTCTGGGGCTTCACCGAGATCTACGTGCTCGGGCAGGACATCCAGTCCGAGACCGCCGACTTCGGCATCGTGCCCGAGCAGGACAATCTCACCGGGCTGGCGCTGATCTTCCTCGTCGCCCGGTCGTTCTCCTCCGGTTGTGCGGCGCTCACCGGGGTCGAGGCCATCAGCAACGGGGTGCCGGCGTTCCGGAAACCGAAGTCGCGCAACGCCGCGACGACGCTGCTGCTGCTCGGCGCCTTCTCCATCACGCTGCTGCTGGGCATCGTGCTGCTCGCGGGCAAGATCGGTGCGAAGTACGTCATGAACCCCGAACAGGACCTGATCGGGGCCCCTGACGGCTACCAGCAGAAGGCGATGATCGCCCAGCTCGCCCATGCCGTGTTCGACTCGTTCCCACCCGCCTTCTTCTTCGTCGCCACGGTCACCGCACTGATCCTGCTGCTGGCCGCGAACACCGCCTTCAACGGGTTCCCGGTGCTGGGTTCGGTACTCGCGCAGGACCGTTACCTGCCGCGTCAGCTGCACACCCGCGGCGACCGCCTCGCCTTCAGCAACGGCATCCTGTTCCTCGCGATCGCCGCGATCATCTTCGTGGTCGCCTTCGGCGCCCAGGTGACGGCGCTGATCCAGCTCTACATCGTGGGTGTGTTCGTCTCGTTCACGTTGAGCCAGACCGGCATGGTGCGGCATTGGACCCGCTTGTTGCGCACCGAGACCGATCCGAACGCGCGTCGTCGGATGATGCAGTCCCGGGTGGTCAACTCCGTCGGCCTGGTGATGACCGCCACCGTCCTCGTCGTGGTGCTGTTGACCAAGTTCACCGAAGGGGCCTACATCGCGGTGATCGCGATGGTCTCCCTGTTCGTGATGATGAAACTCATCCATCACCACTACGCATCGGTGCAGCGGGAACTCGACCGCGCCGAGGAGGACGACGAAGCGGTCCTGCCGAGCCGCACGCATTCGATCGTGCTCGTGTCCAGCCTGCACATGGCCTCCAAACGTGCACTGCGCTATGCCCGGGCGACGCGGCCGGACGTCCTCGAGGCGATCACGGTCAACGTCGACGACCGCGACACCCGCAAACTCGTCTCCGAATGGGAGGCCAGCGACATCACGGTGCCGCTCAAGGTCATCGCGTCGCCGTACCGCGAGATCACCCGGCCGGTCATCGAATACGTGCGCCGGGTGCGCCGCGAATCGCCGCGCGACGTGGTCACCGTGTTCATCCCGGAGTACGTCGTCGGGCACTGGTGGGAACAGATCCTCCACAATCAGTCGGCGTTGCGCCTCAAGGGGCGTCTGCTGTTCGAGCCCGGCGTGATGGTGACCTCGGTGCCGTGGCAGCTCACCTCGTCGGACCGGCGCAAGGAGGACCGCGCGTACTGGGCGCCGGGCGAGACCCGTAGGGCGCTGGGCGAACCCGAGCGGCGACCGTGA
- a CDS encoding class I SAM-dependent RNA methyltransferase, with amino-acid sequence MTGSGPARRVEVTVDRPANGGEAVGRADGRVVFVRGAIPGERVVAEITDDRHDSYWRADAVEVLDASPHRVPSPCPAAAAGAGCCDLGHVAPDHARDLKQAVLLDVLDRVGHLPRDVVAGTELASTGVRRLAGADTGWRIRTRLAVDAQGRPGQSAFRGRQVVTEVCVQPAPGMLDGLAESRFTPHAELAVVLDADGARHVTELAPVERPRRSPAGSRRRAQQNRVRRSRTRAQVIVEGGASAVQRVGGRSWAIPVAGFWQAHRDAPRAYAETVVDLVDAHLGARPRVAWDLYGGAGVFAAALLDGAAGGLEAVHIVDSDPAALDAADRAFADDGDRVRTHRGEVAARIADLDDRPDVVVLDPPRTGAGERVIAAVADARPGIVIHVGCDAARFARDLGLFAERGFRVAEIRGFDAFPLTHHVEAVACLLPPAHG; translated from the coding sequence GTGACGGGGTCGGGACCGGCCCGTCGTGTCGAGGTCACCGTCGACCGCCCCGCCAACGGTGGTGAGGCGGTGGGGCGCGCCGACGGTCGGGTCGTGTTCGTCCGCGGGGCGATCCCGGGCGAACGGGTGGTCGCCGAGATCACCGACGACCGGCACGACTCGTATTGGCGCGCCGACGCGGTGGAGGTGCTCGACGCCTCGCCGCACCGCGTGCCGTCGCCGTGCCCGGCGGCGGCAGCCGGAGCCGGCTGCTGTGATCTCGGCCACGTGGCACCCGATCATGCCCGGGACCTGAAACAGGCTGTGCTGCTCGATGTCCTGGACCGGGTGGGGCATCTGCCGCGCGACGTCGTCGCCGGCACCGAGCTGGCGAGCACCGGGGTGCGGCGTCTCGCGGGCGCCGACACCGGCTGGCGAATCCGTACCCGCCTGGCCGTGGACGCCCAGGGGCGGCCGGGGCAGTCGGCGTTCCGCGGGCGGCAGGTCGTGACCGAGGTCTGCGTGCAACCCGCGCCCGGGATGCTCGACGGTCTGGCCGAGAGCCGATTCACCCCGCACGCCGAACTCGCCGTGGTGCTCGACGCCGACGGTGCGCGGCACGTCACCGAGCTCGCACCGGTCGAGAGGCCGCGTCGGAGCCCCGCAGGCAGCCGGCGTCGGGCTCAACAGAACCGCGTCCGACGGTCGCGGACCCGGGCCCAGGTGATCGTCGAGGGTGGCGCGAGCGCGGTCCAACGCGTCGGCGGGAGGTCGTGGGCCATCCCGGTCGCGGGATTCTGGCAGGCGCACCGCGACGCACCGCGGGCCTACGCCGAGACCGTCGTCGACCTCGTCGACGCGCACCTCGGGGCGCGGCCGCGGGTGGCGTGGGATCTCTACGGCGGCGCCGGGGTGTTCGCGGCCGCGCTGCTCGACGGCGCCGCGGGTGGTCTGGAGGCCGTCCACATCGTCGACTCCGATCCGGCCGCCCTCGACGCCGCCGACCGCGCCTTCGCCGACGACGGCGACCGCGTGCGCACCCACCGTGGGGAGGTCGCGGCCCGGATCGCGGACCTGGACGACCGGCCGGACGTGGTCGTGCTCGACCCGCCCCGGACGGGGGCGGGCGAGCGGGTGATCGCCGCGGTCGCCGACGCACGGCCGGGCATCGTGATCCACGTGGGCTGCGACGCCGCGCGGTTCGCACGTGATCTCGGACTCTTCGCCGAGCGCGGATTCCGCGTCGCGGAGATCCGCGGTTTCGACGCGTTCCCGCTGACACACCACGTGGAGGCCGTGGCCTGCCTGCTCCCGCCCGCTCACGGGTGA
- the dxs gene encoding 1-deoxy-D-xylulose-5-phosphate synthase, with protein sequence MGVLDRISSPADLRPLSDEEMETLASEIRTFLIEKVAATGGHLGPNLGVVELTLGIHRVFDSPSDAILFDTGHQCYVHKIVTGRKDGFDQLRQRGGLTGYQERAESEHDWVESSHASAALSYADGLAKSFELTGQPHRAVVAVVGDGALTGGMCWEAINNIAACNRPVVIVVNDNGRSYAPTIGGLASHLSGLRLQPGYEKFLDEGRRVVKQVPVVGEPAYAVLHGMKSGLKDLLAPQAMFTDLGLKYVGPVDGHDIDAVESALRQARDFGGPVIVHTVTRKGMGYAHAENHVADQMHATGIIDPVTGRPTSVSPPDWTAVFSAALLDAGANRPDVVAITAAMPGPTGLTPFGERYPDRMFDVGIAEQHAMTSAAGLALGGLHPVVAIYSTFLNRAFDQLLMDVSLLKQPVTLVLDRSGITGPDGPSHHGMWDLSLMAMVPGLRVAAPRDAVRLREEFDEALGVADGPTALRFSKGAVPEDIRAVERLDDGVDVLHRTDRDLGPADGDVLIVAIGAFCGLAVDTAERLARQGIDATVIDPRWVLPVPTSVVEVARRHRLVVTLEDGCTSGGVGSAVATALSAAEVLVPVQIKGIPQEFVPHASRGEILADLGLTAQDLARSITATVSGMQAGPGLDRAIENTPDPAESRAED encoded by the coding sequence ATGGGTGTGCTCGACCGGATCAGCTCGCCGGCCGATCTTCGGCCGCTGTCGGACGAGGAGATGGAGACCCTCGCGTCGGAGATCCGGACGTTCCTGATCGAGAAGGTCGCGGCCACCGGCGGACACCTCGGTCCCAATCTCGGCGTCGTCGAGCTGACGCTCGGCATCCACCGCGTCTTCGACTCGCCGTCGGACGCGATCCTGTTCGACACCGGCCACCAGTGCTACGTCCACAAGATCGTCACCGGACGCAAGGACGGCTTCGATCAGCTGCGCCAGCGCGGTGGGCTCACCGGCTACCAGGAGCGCGCGGAGTCCGAACACGACTGGGTGGAGTCGTCGCACGCCTCGGCGGCACTGTCGTACGCGGACGGGCTGGCGAAGTCGTTCGAGCTGACCGGTCAGCCGCATCGCGCGGTGGTCGCGGTCGTCGGCGACGGCGCCCTGACGGGCGGGATGTGCTGGGAGGCGATCAACAACATCGCCGCCTGTAACCGCCCGGTGGTCATCGTCGTCAACGACAACGGCCGCTCGTACGCACCGACGATCGGCGGTCTCGCCAGCCACCTGTCGGGACTGCGGCTGCAGCCCGGGTACGAGAAGTTCCTCGACGAGGGCCGCCGCGTCGTCAAGCAGGTACCCGTCGTCGGCGAACCCGCCTACGCGGTCCTGCACGGGATGAAGAGCGGACTCAAGGACCTGCTGGCCCCGCAGGCGATGTTCACCGATCTCGGACTGAAGTACGTCGGACCCGTCGACGGCCACGACATCGACGCCGTCGAGTCGGCCCTGCGTCAGGCACGGGACTTCGGCGGCCCGGTCATCGTGCACACCGTGACCCGCAAGGGCATGGGCTACGCGCACGCCGAGAACCACGTCGCCGACCAGATGCACGCCACCGGCATCATCGACCCGGTCACCGGCCGGCCCACGAGCGTGTCACCCCCGGACTGGACCGCGGTGTTCTCCGCCGCCCTGCTCGACGCCGGAGCCAACCGTCCCGACGTCGTCGCGATCACCGCGGCCATGCCCGGCCCGACGGGACTCACCCCGTTCGGTGAGCGCTACCCGGATCGCATGTTCGACGTCGGCATCGCCGAACAGCATGCGATGACCTCGGCGGCGGGTCTCGCCCTCGGCGGCCTGCATCCGGTCGTCGCGATCTACTCGACGTTCCTCAACCGTGCGTTCGACCAGCTGCTGATGGACGTCTCGCTGCTGAAGCAGCCGGTGACGCTCGTCCTCGACCGATCGGGTATCACCGGCCCCGACGGCCCCAGCCACCACGGCATGTGGGATCTGTCGCTCATGGCGATGGTCCCCGGTCTCCGTGTGGCGGCTCCGCGGGACGCGGTCCGGCTCCGCGAGGAGTTCGACGAGGCACTCGGCGTCGCGGACGGTCCGACGGCGCTGCGGTTCTCCAAAGGTGCTGTCCCCGAAGACATCCGGGCCGTCGAACGGCTCGACGACGGCGTCGACGTGTTGCACCGGACCGACCGTGACCTCGGTCCGGCGGACGGCGATGTGCTGATCGTCGCGATCGGCGCCTTCTGCGGACTGGCCGTGGACACCGCCGAACGCCTCGCGAGGCAGGGCATCGACGCCACGGTCATCGACCCACGCTGGGTCCTGCCTGTCCCGACGTCCGTGGTCGAGGTCGCGCGCCGTCATCGGCTGGTCGTCACACTCGAGGACGGGTGCACCAGCGGTGGGGTCGGGTCCGCAGTCGCGACAGCCCTGTCGGCGGCCGAAGTACTGGTACCCGTGCAGATCAAGGGCATCCCGCAGGAGTTCGTCCCGCACGCCTCCCGCGGCGAGATCCTCGCCGATCTCGGGTTGACCGCTCAGGACCTCGCCCGGTCGATCACCGCGACCGTCTCGGGCATGCAGGCCGGCCCTGGCCTGGACCGCGCGATCGAGAACACGCCCGACCCGGCGGAGAGCCGCGCCGAGGACTGA
- a CDS encoding carboxylate-amine ligase: MHRTDPPVPTLGVEEEFVLVDRETGRPVGRNREVAAAASARGLDLELELTSSQVEIATPAAASSQKIGDHLHRLRGILTAAADDVGVDVVACGVPPRVPDSFPVTDTGRYRAIAERYGMLAHEQGISGCHVHVEVPDTDTAVGVCNWLRPWLPVLLALAANSAVYRDADSGHASWRSVLWSRWPAAGPPPHLRSAEHFAETVELLVATGAILDPHMLYWDARPSDHLPTVEVRVGDVQMRVEETQVFATLVRAAVMTALDDLRQGGRRSRAGAVLDPALLSAAYWIAAHDGVDGNALDPATGALASVWTRVDQLLTTVAPALDRLGDRERVLQALGRVRRDGNGATRQRRIFEESGSALAVVRAATLRRPD; the protein is encoded by the coding sequence ATGCATCGCACCGACCCGCCGGTGCCGACCCTCGGGGTCGAGGAGGAGTTCGTCCTGGTCGACCGCGAGACCGGACGGCCGGTCGGACGTAACCGCGAGGTGGCTGCGGCGGCGTCGGCGCGCGGCCTCGACCTCGAGCTGGAACTCACCTCCTCCCAGGTGGAGATCGCCACGCCCGCGGCGGCATCGAGCCAGAAGATCGGCGATCATCTCCACCGGCTACGCGGCATCCTGACGGCGGCCGCCGACGATGTGGGCGTCGACGTCGTGGCCTGCGGGGTGCCGCCACGAGTGCCCGACTCGTTTCCGGTGACCGACACCGGCCGCTACCGCGCGATCGCCGAACGCTACGGCATGCTCGCCCACGAGCAGGGAATCAGCGGTTGCCACGTCCACGTGGAGGTTCCCGACACCGACACCGCCGTCGGGGTGTGCAACTGGCTGCGCCCGTGGTTGCCGGTGTTGCTGGCCCTGGCGGCCAATTCGGCGGTCTATCGAGACGCGGACTCCGGCCACGCGAGCTGGCGATCGGTGCTGTGGTCGCGGTGGCCGGCGGCGGGACCGCCACCACACCTGCGGTCGGCCGAGCACTTCGCCGAGACCGTCGAACTGCTCGTCGCGACCGGCGCGATCCTGGACCCGCACATGCTGTACTGGGACGCCCGGCCATCGGATCATCTGCCGACCGTCGAGGTGCGGGTCGGCGATGTGCAGATGCGGGTCGAGGAGACCCAGGTCTTCGCCACCCTCGTCCGAGCCGCGGTGATGACTGCCCTCGACGACCTCCGGCAGGGGGGACGGCGGTCACGGGCCGGCGCCGTCCTCGATCCGGCACTGCTGTCAGCTGCCTACTGGATCGCCGCCCACGACGGCGTCGACGGAAACGCGCTGGACCCGGCGACGGGGGCGCTGGCATCCGTGTGGACCCGCGTCGACCAGTTGCTCACGACTGTCGCGCCGGCGCTGGACCGGCTCGGTGACCGAGAGCGCGTCCTGCAGGCCCTGGGGCGGGTCCGGCGGGACGGCAACGGGGCCACTCGACAGCGGCGCATCTTCGAGGAGTCGGGGTCTGCGCTGGCCGTCGTTCGGGCGGCCACGTTGCGCCGGCCCGATTGA